One Bacteroidota bacterium genomic window carries:
- a CDS encoding glutaminyl-peptide cyclotransferase translates to MIKRLFLIFILVNLLINLVLFSCKRDKQSEEKEKTQTPSTTPKFQQLKLKLIREIPHAGDKRYTQGFEFYNGILYESTGLDNQSSLKKIDPATGELLLSKDLNNFFAEGITIYNGYITLISYRAGKAFSYHPEDLSEKGIAFDYDTEGWGLANNGSQYIMSDGSDKIYFRNPFSFKVERTINVKYKGRPVHYVNELEYVDGKIYANIYGTKNILVINENTGKVEAEIDASSILCSHLSGANPEAVLNGIAYNPESKTFFITGKECPNIYEVVFE, encoded by the coding sequence ATGATTAAAAGATTATTTCTCATTTTTATACTTGTTAACCTGCTTATAAATCTGGTTTTATTTTCTTGTAAAAGAGATAAGCAATCAGAGGAAAAAGAGAAAACCCAGACACCTAGCACTACGCCCAAATTTCAACAATTAAAACTTAAATTAATTCGCGAAATACCTCATGCGGGAGATAAAAGATATACTCAGGGATTTGAGTTTTATAACGGCATATTATACGAAAGTACCGGCTTGGATAATCAATCATCTTTGAAGAAAATTGATCCAGCCACTGGTGAGCTATTGTTATCAAAGGATTTAAATAACTTTTTTGCAGAAGGAATTACCATTTATAATGGCTACATCACTTTAATTTCATACAGAGCGGGAAAAGCCTTTAGCTATCATCCTGAAGATTTATCTGAAAAAGGAATCGCTTTTGATTACGATACTGAAGGATGGGGATTAGCAAATAATGGTTCACAATACATCATGAGTGATGGTAGCGATAAAATATATTTTAGAAATCCATTTAGCTTTAAAGTTGAACGGACAATTAATGTAAAATATAAGGGACGACCAGTTCATTATGTAAATGAACTTGAATATGTGGATGGAAAAATTTATGCAAACATTTATGGGACAAAAAATATTCTGGTGATAAATGAAAATACAGGCAAAGTTGAAGCGGAAATTGATGCCTCCTCCATTCTGTGTTCGCATTTATCAGGAGCAAATCCAGAGGCTGTATTGAATGGCATTGCTTACAATCCTGAATCAAAAACCTTTTTTATTACGGGTAAAGAATGTCCTAATATTTACGAAGTAGTATTTGAGTAG
- a CDS encoding cysteine synthase family protein, with protein sequence MNDYENRLKGLACLLGNTPLLDIKFKYKGTVRHIYAKAENLNMTGSIKDRMAFSILQNAFERKEIVPESHIIEATSGNTGISFSALGKALGHQVTIFMPDWMSPERINLIKSLGAEIHLVSKEQGGFQGSIRMSEELAKTQTHAFLPNQFSNEDNCMAHYNTTGPEIWWQLRFQSLTPDAFIAGVGTGGTIMGTGKYLKEQNNAIKIYPLEPSNSPTLTTGHKVGKHRIQGISDEFIPSILELNKLDEVISVDDGDAIIMAQKLANQLGIGVGISSGANLLGALIIQEKLGKDSVVVTVFPDDNKKYLSTDLLKTEPIKQDFLSPDVDLISYKAHKRVCHTCCDPEACLEKDYSINDINLLPHCPRRTANCNC encoded by the coding sequence ATGAATGATTATGAAAATCGGTTAAAAGGACTTGCCTGCTTATTGGGTAATACGCCCTTATTGGATATTAAGTTTAAATATAAAGGAACTGTTAGGCATATTTATGCCAAAGCAGAAAACTTGAATATGACAGGGAGTATTAAAGATCGTATGGCATTTTCCATTCTTCAAAATGCATTTGAACGCAAAGAAATTGTTCCTGAAAGTCATATTATTGAAGCCACCAGCGGAAATACCGGCATTTCATTTTCTGCATTAGGAAAAGCATTGGGGCATCAGGTTACTATTTTTATGCCTGATTGGATGAGTCCTGAACGAATTAATCTGATAAAAAGTTTAGGCGCTGAAATACATTTAGTGAGTAAAGAGCAAGGAGGATTTCAGGGAAGCATTCGCATGTCGGAAGAACTCGCCAAGACACAAACACATGCCTTTCTGCCAAATCAATTCTCAAACGAGGATAATTGTATGGCTCATTACAATACTACAGGACCTGAAATATGGTGGCAATTACGTTTCCAAAGTTTAACCCCAGATGCTTTTATTGCTGGTGTTGGCACAGGTGGAACTATTATGGGTACAGGAAAGTATCTTAAAGAACAAAACAACGCTATTAAAATTTATCCATTAGAACCCAGCAACTCACCAACCCTTACCACAGGCCATAAGGTTGGAAAACATAGAATCCAAGGTATTTCAGATGAGTTCATTCCTTCAATTCTTGAGTTAAACAAGTTGGATGAAGTAATTAGTGTTGATGATGGTGATGCCATTATCATGGCTCAGAAATTAGCAAATCAATTGGGAATTGGTGTTGGAATTTCATCGGGTGCAAATTTGTTAGGCGCATTAATAATTCAGGAAAAACTCGGCAAAGATTCAGTTGTTGTGACCGTTTTTCCTGATGATAATAAAAAATATTTAAGCACCGACTTATTAAAAACTGAACCTATCAAGCAGGATTTTCTCTCACCAGATGTTGACTTAATTAGTTACAAAGCCCATAAGCGAGTTTGTCATACATGTTGTGATCCCGAAGCTTGTTTGGAAAAAGATTACTCAATTAACGATATTAACTTACTTCCTCATTGTCCGAGAAGAACCGCTAATTGCAATTGCTAA
- a CDS encoding GNAT family N-acetyltransferase — MQIKEVVSKKDRQDFLDVARIVYDDDNHWVCPLDNNIDEIFDPEKNIFAKEGDYNRWILLDDNLNLIGRVAAFVNRSKAHAYEIPTGGIGFFECINDENAAFLLFDQCKKWLIEKKMEAALGPINFGENDKFWGLLVEGFENPAFGMQYHKTYYKAFFEAYGFEVFFEQLTNQLLLNKRYPERFYKIAEWILKKPGYTFKPFSYKYKNQFLNDFVEIYNDAWLDHDNFSPMKYEEIENQIKEAKPFLVEDFVWFAYFEKEPIGLVVMMPDINPIIKRFNGKLNLINKLRFLYLAKRRLFTRARMVVMGVKRKYQNKGIESGFFWHMEKVMEKYPEYKEVELSWVGDFNPKMLALHKALGGTPSKKHITYKLKF, encoded by the coding sequence ATGCAAATTAAGGAGGTAGTTAGCAAAAAAGACCGTCAGGACTTTCTTGATGTAGCACGCATTGTATATGATGATGATAATCATTGGGTGTGTCCATTGGACAATAACATTGATGAAATTTTTGATCCTGAAAAAAACATTTTTGCCAAAGAAGGCGATTATAATCGGTGGATACTTTTGGATGATAATCTTAATTTAATAGGAAGAGTAGCTGCATTTGTAAATAGGTCAAAAGCCCATGCTTATGAAATTCCAACTGGTGGCATTGGCTTTTTTGAATGCATAAATGATGAGAATGCAGCTTTCCTGCTGTTTGACCAATGCAAAAAATGGTTGATAGAAAAAAAAATGGAAGCCGCTCTTGGTCCTATCAATTTTGGAGAAAACGATAAATTTTGGGGTTTGTTGGTTGAAGGATTTGAAAATCCTGCTTTCGGAATGCAATATCATAAAACCTATTACAAGGCCTTTTTTGAGGCCTATGGATTTGAAGTTTTTTTCGAACAATTGACAAACCAATTATTGCTGAACAAACGCTATCCTGAACGTTTTTATAAAATTGCCGAATGGATACTAAAAAAGCCTGGTTATACCTTTAAGCCATTTTCCTATAAATACAAAAACCAATTTTTAAATGATTTTGTAGAGATCTATAACGATGCTTGGTTGGATCATGACAATTTTTCTCCTATGAAATACGAGGAAATCGAAAATCAAATTAAGGAAGCAAAGCCATTTTTGGTTGAAGATTTTGTTTGGTTTGCCTATTTTGAAAAAGAACCTATTGGGCTGGTTGTTATGATGCCTGATATTAATCCCATTATTAAAAGATTTAATGGGAAATTGAATCTAATTAATAAGCTGCGTTTTCTTTATTTAGCCAAAAGGCGATTGTTTACACGCGCCAGAATGGTTGTTATGGGCGTGAAGAGAAAATACCAAAATAAGGGAATTGAATCTGGCTTTTTCTGGCACATGGAAAAAGTAATGGAAAAATATCCTGAATACAAAGAAGTTGAGTTATCCTGGGTGGGTGACTTTAATCCTAAAATGCTGGCTCTTCATAAAGCTTTGGGAGGAACACCTTCCAAAAAGCATATTACGTATAAACTTAAGTTTTAA
- the truA gene encoding tRNA pseudouridine(38-40) synthase TruA, with protein sequence MKQRYFLKISFNGSNYHGWQFQPKQISVQQVINEHISLMLRETVTSVGCGRTDSGVHAKNYMLHFNTTKVVDADFGWKLNNFLPNDIAIQEVYFNPDKIHARWDAGFREYEYIISKIKDPFHIKLVANTFDKFDMDPMNEACKILMEYDDFESFSKGHNSHQHYKCNLMHAFWTESKDAFHFSIKSNRFVRSMVRMIVGTMVDVGRGRTSLSDFRNIIEAKDRAKAGRVMPAHGLYFMGAGFPMDKLIKVS encoded by the coding sequence ATGAAACAACGCTATTTCCTTAAAATATCATTTAACGGCAGCAATTATCATGGTTGGCAATTTCAACCTAAGCAAATAAGTGTTCAGCAAGTAATAAATGAACACATTAGTTTAATGCTTCGTGAAACGGTTACCAGCGTTGGATGTGGCAGAACAGATTCAGGTGTTCATGCAAAAAACTACATGCTGCATTTTAATACGACTAAAGTAGTCGATGCAGACTTTGGCTGGAAGTTGAACAATTTTCTTCCGAATGATATTGCTATTCAGGAGGTCTATTTTAATCCGGATAAAATTCATGCTCGCTGGGATGCTGGTTTTCGGGAGTATGAATATATTATTAGTAAAATTAAAGATCCTTTTCATATCAAACTGGTAGCAAATACCTTCGACAAGTTTGATATGGATCCTATGAACGAAGCTTGTAAAATACTAATGGAATATGATGATTTTGAATCGTTTAGCAAAGGGCATAATAGTCATCAGCATTATAAATGCAACTTAATGCATGCATTTTGGACTGAATCAAAAGATGCATTTCACTTTTCAATAAAGTCCAATCGATTTGTAAGATCAATGGTACGAATGATCGTAGGGACCATGGTTGATGTTGGAAGAGGCAGAACAAGTTTGAGTGACTTCAGAAATATTATTGAGGCAAAAGATCGGGCAAAAGCAGGTCGGGTTATGCCTGCGCATGGTTTGTATTTTATGGGAGCAGGTTTCCCCATGGACAAATTAATTAAAGTTAGCTAA
- the ssb gene encoding single-stranded DNA-binding protein → MASVNKVILVGNVGKDPELRTFDSGTTKASFSMATSETYKNREGEKVTNTEWHNLVVWGNLTKVVEQFVKKGSQIYIEGKLTSRSYESDGVTKYITEVRVNDLVLLGGRRDDNAGGGNQHDNSNQSTPSTPDTDVSSNDADDLPF, encoded by the coding sequence ATGGCCTCTGTAAATAAAGTTATTCTAGTTGGAAATGTCGGAAAAGACCCAGAGTTAAGAACTTTTGACAGCGGAACAACCAAAGCTAGCTTTTCTATGGCAACCAGTGAGACATATAAGAATCGGGAGGGTGAAAAAGTAACCAATACCGAATGGCATAATCTGGTTGTTTGGGGAAATCTCACAAAAGTGGTTGAACAATTTGTCAAAAAGGGATCTCAAATTTATATTGAAGGCAAACTCACATCAAGAAGTTATGAATCAGATGGCGTAACAAAATACATTACAGAAGTGCGCGTAAATGATTTGGTTTTGCTGGGAGGACGAAGAGATGATAATGCTGGTGGCGGTAATCAGCATGATAACAGCAATCAATCAACTCCTTCAACACCAGATACCGATGTTAGCTCAAATGATGCTGACGATTTACCATTTTAA
- the sucD gene encoding succinate--CoA ligase subunit alpha: MSVLVNKDSKVLVQGFTGGEGTFHATQMIEYGTNVVGGVTPGKGGSTHLDRPVFNTVKDGVDTCGANVSVIFVPASFAADAIMEAADAGIKVIVAITEGIPTKDMITVREYLNGKDVVLVGPNCPGIITPGEAKVGIMPGFIHKKGNVGIISRSGTLTYEAVNQVSREGLGQSTCIGIGGDPIIGTTTKEAVQMLMEDEQTEGIIMIGEIGGTMEADAAYWIKENGTKPVVGFIAGQTAPKGRRMGHAGAIIGGKDDTAAAKMKIMQECGIHVVESPADIGRKMAAVLKK, translated from the coding sequence ATGAGTGTATTAGTTAATAAAGATTCTAAAGTTCTTGTACAAGGATTTACTGGTGGAGAAGGTACATTCCACGCAACCCAAATGATTGAATACGGAACCAATGTTGTAGGTGGAGTAACTCCTGGCAAGGGGGGAAGCACTCATCTTGATCGTCCTGTTTTTAATACAGTAAAAGATGGTGTTGACACATGTGGAGCAAATGTTTCCGTTATTTTTGTTCCGGCTTCATTTGCTGCTGATGCAATTATGGAAGCTGCTGATGCCGGCATAAAGGTTATAGTGGCTATTACAGAAGGAATTCCAACGAAAGATATGATAACCGTCCGCGAGTATTTAAATGGTAAAGATGTGGTGTTGGTCGGTCCTAACTGCCCCGGAATAATTACTCCCGGAGAAGCAAAAGTGGGTATTATGCCTGGCTTCATTCACAAAAAGGGCAACGTAGGTATTATTTCCAGATCGGGTACATTGACCTATGAAGCAGTTAATCAGGTTAGTCGCGAAGGATTAGGCCAGTCGACATGTATTGGCATCGGAGGAGATCCAATTATTGGAACTACTACAAAAGAAGCAGTTCAAATGCTCATGGAAGACGAACAGACAGAAGGAATAATCATGATAGGCGAAATTGGCGGTACCATGGAAGCCGATGCTGCTTATTGGATTAAGGAAAACGGAACCAAACCTGTAGTTGGTTTTATTGCTGGTCAAACCGCACCGAAAGGAAGACGCATGGGACATGCTGGTGCAATTATTGGAGGAAAAGACGATACAGCTGCTGCAAAGATGAAAATCATGCAAGAATGTGGGATTCATGTAGTCGAATCTCCAGCTGATATTGGCCGCAAGATGGCGGCAGTACTTAAAAAGTAA
- a CDS encoding TusE/DsrC/DsvC family sulfur relay protein: MASLEIEGRTFDVDGDGFLTDPHSWNDEVGRLIAKYDGIEEMSDKHWAIVKIIRSNWEEKGMAPMVRVICKETGIRLKEIYELFPLGPARGACRVAGLPKPDGCV, from the coding sequence ATGGCAAGTTTAGAAATTGAAGGAAGAACGTTTGATGTAGATGGTGATGGATTTTTAACTGATCCGCATTCATGGAATGATGAAGTAGGTCGTTTAATAGCTAAATACGATGGTATTGAAGAGATGAGTGATAAGCATTGGGCTATTGTTAAAATCATCCGATCAAACTGGGAAGAAAAAGGGATGGCTCCAATGGTAAGGGTTATTTGCAAAGAAACAGGTATTCGTTTAAAGGAAATCTATGAATTATTTCCATTAGGCCCTGCGCGTGGGGCATGTCGTGTTGCAGGTTTGCCTAAACCAGACGGTTGCGTTTAA
- the gldE gene encoding gliding motility-associated protein GldE: MLFALLIVTSGIISGSEVSFFSITDKSLAKLSKSKNFIDLSIVRLVAKPKKLLATILIANNLINISIIILFTITLNKYLNFEGKELIAFLIEVVTITILLVIFGELVPKIYANQNNLLFAKRMAIPMTFLVRLLYPISYFMVKGTKIIEKRIKKKNHNVSAEEFKQAIDITSRHDQSLEDKTILKRIINFRNVYVNQVMTSRMDVISFEQSMTFEEIVSEINENRFSRVPVYKESPDKIVGILYIKDLLKYIGQDKQFEWQKLIRKAYFVPESKKIDDLLKEFQTKKVHMAIVVDEYGGFSGIVTLEDILEEIVGEITDEFDEAEEKLFQKIDDFNYIFKAKTPLTEFNKALNLPDDKFAKYTIGVETLGGLMIELLGKIPLKGEKTTYENLFFEIEASDRKKVKEVRVMLQQL, translated from the coding sequence TTGTTATTTGCACTTCTCATTGTTACATCTGGTATTATTTCAGGTTCTGAAGTCTCTTTCTTTTCCATTACTGATAAAAGTCTGGCAAAGCTTTCGAAAAGCAAAAACTTCATCGATCTCAGTATTGTGCGTTTAGTAGCTAAACCCAAAAAGCTTTTGGCAACCATTCTAATTGCCAATAACCTCATTAATATTTCTATCATTATTCTTTTCACTATTACGCTTAATAAGTATTTGAATTTTGAAGGAAAAGAATTGATTGCATTTTTAATTGAAGTAGTCACAATCACCATCTTATTGGTAATTTTTGGCGAATTGGTACCAAAAATTTATGCCAACCAAAACAATTTACTGTTCGCAAAAAGAATGGCTATTCCTATGACATTCCTGGTTCGCTTGCTTTATCCCATTTCATATTTCATGGTTAAGGGAACCAAGATTATTGAAAAAAGAATCAAGAAAAAAAACCACAACGTTTCGGCCGAAGAGTTTAAACAAGCTATTGATATTACCAGCCGCCACGATCAAAGTCTTGAAGACAAAACCATTTTAAAACGAATAATTAATTTCCGAAATGTTTATGTTAATCAGGTTATGACATCTCGAATGGATGTTATCTCTTTTGAGCAAAGCATGACTTTTGAAGAGATTGTTAGTGAAATAAATGAAAATAGATTTTCACGCGTTCCTGTTTACAAGGAAAGTCCTGATAAAATTGTTGGGATATTGTATATCAAGGATTTGTTGAAATATATTGGACAGGACAAGCAATTTGAATGGCAGAAATTAATTCGTAAAGCCTATTTTGTTCCAGAATCAAAAAAAATTGATGATTTACTCAAGGAGTTTCAAACCAAAAAAGTCCATATGGCCATTGTAGTTGATGAGTATGGTGGTTTTTCTGGTATTGTAACACTGGAAGACATATTGGAAGAAATTGTTGGTGAAATAACCGATGAATTTGATGAAGCAGAAGAAAAGCTCTTTCAAAAAATTGATGATTTCAACTACATTTTTAAAGCAAAAACACCTCTCACTGAATTCAATAAAGCATTAAATCTCCCAGATGATAAATTTGCAAAATATACTATTGGTGTGGAAACATTGGGCGGCTTGATGATTGAATTGCTTGGTAAAATACCGCTTAAGGGAGAAAAGACTACTTATGAAAACCTATTTTTTGAAATCGAGGCTTCTGACAGAAAAAAAGTGAAAGAAGTGAGAGTGATGCTACAACAGCTTTAA
- a CDS encoding glycosyltransferase family 2 protein, whose protein sequence is MKTLSIIIPAYNEENTILLILKKINDVEFRYAINQEIIIVDDCSTDKTAEIANQYIAENTSSLIAYFKQDFNQGKGAAIHRGIKEAKGDYILVQDADLEYDPREYNDLLKPMIEANADVVYGSRFMGGNPHRILFFWHSIGNKFLTFISNMFTNLNLTDMETCYKMFKAEHVKSIQLKEKRFGFEPEVTAKISRIPNIRIYEIGISYYGRTYEEGKKISAKDGFRALYCILKYNIWSRK, encoded by the coding sequence ATGAAAACATTATCGATCATAATTCCAGCTTATAATGAGGAGAATACAATTCTGCTTATACTCAAAAAAATTAATGATGTCGAATTTCGATATGCCATTAATCAGGAAATAATTATCGTTGATGATTGTTCAACGGACAAGACAGCAGAGATTGCAAATCAATATATTGCAGAAAACACAAGTTCGTTGATAGCTTATTTTAAACAGGATTTTAATCAAGGTAAAGGTGCAGCCATTCATCGTGGAATTAAGGAGGCTAAGGGCGATTACATTCTGGTGCAAGATGCCGATTTAGAATACGATCCAAGAGAATACAATGATTTGTTGAAACCCATGATTGAAGCCAATGCAGATGTGGTTTATGGTTCACGTTTTATGGGAGGAAATCCACACAGGATTTTGTTTTTCTGGCATTCCATTGGCAATAAGTTCCTGACATTTATTTCCAATATGTTTACCAATCTGAATCTTACAGATATGGAAACATGTTATAAAATGTTCAAAGCAGAACATGTAAAATCTATTCAACTTAAAGAAAAACGATTTGGGTTTGAACCAGAAGTAACTGCAAAAATTTCGAGGATACCCAATATTCGAATTTATGAAATTGGAATTTCTTATTATGGAAGAACCTATGAGGAAGGTAAGAAAATTAGTGCAAAAGATGGCTTCAGGGCTCTTTATTGCATTCTTAAATACAATATTTGGTCAAGGAAATAA
- a CDS encoding (Fe-S)-binding protein — translation MEKLTKEQITKGLEVLSKQEDGKLYTHLNSCVHCGLCAESCIYYQAFGDPKFIPAKKVELVNSIYQRYNSNMGKIAPFLSNAKKLDDKVVLEMVDSLFGGCTMCGRCVSHCSIGVDIAYVIRKGREMLTEMGLTPASLQKTVDTAITTGNNMGIPTDELVETIEWLEEDLQMEVEDDEAKIPLNEKDKNILYTLNPREPKFFPLSISAMAKVFYAAKESWTLSTKMYDITNYAFFSCNNAEAEIISQRMYDEVKNLNAKDLILAECGHGNRANRWEAPNYLKKEYDFDIFSSVELMAKYIREKRIIVNPKLNSERVTIHDPCNLVRNGGIFEEQRFIVNATCIDFVEMKPYGYDNYCCGGGGGQLSMGEYNDRRLGIGKIKADQIKATGAKVVITPCHNCVDQLIQLNAFYKLNVKIMTMAEIVADAIVLDKKELINASLEINQNT, via the coding sequence ATGGAAAAACTAACGAAAGAACAAATCACCAAAGGCTTGGAGGTACTGTCCAAACAGGAAGATGGGAAGCTTTATACTCATTTGAACTCTTGTGTTCATTGTGGGTTGTGTGCTGAAAGTTGCATTTATTATCAGGCTTTTGGAGATCCAAAATTTATTCCTGCGAAAAAAGTTGAGTTGGTAAATTCAATTTATCAACGCTATAATAGCAATATGGGTAAAATCGCGCCCTTTTTATCCAATGCAAAAAAGCTTGATGACAAGGTGGTTTTAGAGATGGTCGACTCTTTATTTGGAGGTTGTACGATGTGCGGACGTTGTGTTTCGCATTGTTCCATTGGTGTTGACATAGCCTATGTAATTCGTAAAGGGAGGGAAATGCTAACAGAAATGGGACTTACCCCTGCTTCTTTACAAAAAACTGTTGATACTGCGATTACGACAGGAAATAACATGGGAATACCAACTGATGAATTGGTTGAAACCATTGAATGGTTGGAAGAAGATCTGCAAATGGAAGTTGAGGATGATGAGGCAAAAATTCCTTTGAACGAAAAGGATAAGAATATACTGTACACCCTAAACCCTCGTGAACCAAAATTTTTCCCATTGTCGATATCTGCCATGGCAAAAGTATTTTATGCTGCTAAAGAAAGTTGGACTTTGTCGACAAAAATGTATGATATTACCAATTATGCATTCTTTTCATGCAATAATGCAGAAGCCGAAATCATTTCTCAACGGATGTATGATGAGGTAAAAAACCTCAATGCTAAAGATTTGATTCTAGCAGAATGTGGTCATGGAAATAGAGCCAACAGATGGGAGGCACCTAACTACCTCAAGAAAGAATATGATTTTGATATATTTTCTTCTGTTGAGCTGATGGCAAAATATATCCGAGAAAAAAGAATTATTGTTAATCCTAAATTAAATAGCGAGCGGGTAACTATTCACGATCCATGTAATCTGGTTCGAAATGGTGGTATTTTCGAAGAACAACGTTTTATTGTTAATGCTACCTGCATTGATTTTGTAGAAATGAAGCCTTATGGCTATGACAACTATTGCTGCGGTGGTGGTGGTGGACAGCTATCCATGGGTGAGTATAACGATAGACGTTTGGGAATTGGCAAGATTAAGGCAGATCAAATTAAAGCAACTGGAGCTAAAGTAGTTATAACTCCTTGTCATAATTGTGTCGACCAGCTTATACAGTTGAATGCATTTTATAAACTAAATGTAAAAATAATGACAATGGCTGAAATTGTTGCCGATGCTATTGTATTGGATAAAAAAGAATTAATAAACGCCTCCTTGGAGATTAATCAAAACACATGA
- a CDS encoding aminotransferase class V-fold PLP-dependent enzyme: MSNLIYLDNSATSFPKPEAVYQFMDSFYRNHGVSPGRSGFDAAIETEEVVFGTRKMLTELFHGDGDPNRLTFSYNASDTLNMILQGLAEKGDHIISTCLEHNSVLRPLYHLEMDGTAEVDYIPFDKYGYVNPDDIKKAIKKNTKMVVVNHCSNIIGTIQPVAEIGKICKEAGVIFVVDGSQSAGAVEIDMQAMGIDVYIFTGHKCLMGPTGIGGSYVMPGVPVKGTRFGGTGVRSAVKTHLTEYPYVLECGTLNLVGVAGLNAGVKWIQEQGIENIHKQEMLLWDKLRKGVQAIDNVTTYCADSIENQNPVLSLNVGGFEAGDVGTMLDVDYDIACRTGLQCAPKVHEGIGTINMHGTVRLSIGPFNTEAHIDLAIEAIADIASIRA; the protein is encoded by the coding sequence ATGAGTAATTTAATCTATTTAGACAATTCAGCAACTTCTTTTCCTAAACCCGAAGCTGTTTATCAGTTTATGGACAGTTTTTATCGCAATCATGGAGTAAGTCCGGGTCGGTCAGGATTTGATGCTGCTATCGAAACTGAAGAAGTGGTTTTCGGAACACGCAAAATGCTTACTGAGCTTTTTCATGGAGATGGAGATCCAAACAGACTAACTTTTAGTTACAATGCATCAGATACACTGAACATGATTTTGCAAGGTTTGGCCGAAAAAGGAGATCATATTATCAGTACTTGTTTGGAACATAATTCTGTTTTGCGACCTCTTTATCATTTGGAGATGGACGGAACTGCAGAAGTGGATTATATTCCGTTTGATAAGTATGGATATGTGAATCCTGATGACATCAAAAAAGCGATTAAGAAAAATACCAAAATGGTAGTGGTTAACCATTGCTCAAATATAATCGGAACCATTCAACCAGTTGCTGAAATTGGCAAAATCTGCAAAGAAGCAGGTGTAATTTTTGTTGTTGACGGAAGCCAAAGTGCTGGTGCTGTTGAAATCGATATGCAAGCTATGGGTATTGATGTGTATATTTTTACAGGACATAAATGCCTGATGGGTCCAACGGGCATTGGTGGATCTTATGTAATGCCAGGTGTTCCTGTAAAAGGCACCCGCTTTGGTGGTACAGGAGTACGCTCTGCAGTTAAAACACACCTTACTGAATATCCATATGTTTTAGAATGCGGAACACTTAATTTAGTTGGAGTTGCCGGGCTAAATGCAGGTGTTAAATGGATTCAAGAACAAGGAATTGAAAATATCCATAAACAAGAAATGCTTCTTTGGGATAAACTACGAAAAGGAGTACAGGCAATTGATAATGTAACAACCTATTGTGCCGATAGCATTGAAAACCAGAATCCAGTTTTAAGTTTAAATGTTGGTGGATTTGAAGCTGGCGATGTTGGAACCATGCTGGATGTAGACTACGATATTGCCTGCCGTACAGGTTTGCAATGTGCACCAAAAGTACATGAGGGTATTGGCACCATCAACATGCATGGAACTGTACGCTTAAGTATTGGACCATTTAATACGGAAGCACATATTGATTTAGCTATTGAAGCTATAGCAGATATTGCTTCTATAAGGGCCTAA